From the genome of Sphingobacterium kitahiroshimense, one region includes:
- a CDS encoding SusD/RagB family nutrient-binding outer membrane lipoprotein encodes MRKIFKPIISGLAVTLLLSAGSCTKDFEKINTDPNAYTNENFNPNYLLSTSQLTYTGSTDFAYDTWRANLIYASTMMQGFSTVVSYWAGDKYILNEAYTTAYWGTSAVGAYSEQVRNIVDLVYNTKGKPEYNNLHQIARIWKALIFARLTDLYGDIPYSEAGLGYHDKIYTPKYDKQQDIYNDLLKEVDEATNALTASSENLVGDVIYRGDINKWKKFGNSFILRLAMRLIKVDENKAKEYANKVINKTMTSNDDNAYLKHETSGARVTQNRNSQVLLGDGGQEHFYTKWSKTFIDFLKKSNDPRLAKIAVTKLYLSDGNKDQNASFITDPAKQKGMPNGKDLGAKPEYNIASDLNFTKMDEYSSAHPEMIKREAPTFILTYAETELLWAEAAQRWSIGGSASQHYKNGVKAGLTYLNQYSSTLGISEAEAEEYVIKNPLNTSDALNQINSQYWAHTITMLDFYETWSNWRRTGYPILISIGNYPGNATGGTIPRRFPYPVMEAAENPENYKAASNAVTGGDKLTGRVWWDK; translated from the coding sequence ATGAGAAAAATATTTAAACCAATTATATCGGGTTTAGCAGTTACACTATTGCTAAGTGCAGGAAGTTGTACAAAAGATTTTGAAAAAATCAACACGGATCCCAATGCATATACGAATGAGAATTTTAATCCTAATTATTTGCTATCAACGTCACAGTTGACCTATACAGGAAGTACCGATTTTGCTTACGATACTTGGAGAGCAAATTTAATTTATGCTTCTACAATGATGCAAGGTTTTTCTACGGTGGTGAGTTATTGGGCTGGAGATAAATATATTTTGAATGAAGCATATACAACTGCTTATTGGGGTACATCTGCAGTCGGAGCCTACTCTGAGCAAGTTCGTAATATTGTTGATCTTGTATATAATACTAAAGGAAAACCGGAGTATAATAACCTACATCAGATAGCAAGAATCTGGAAAGCTTTAATTTTTGCAAGACTGACAGATTTGTATGGAGATATTCCTTATTCAGAAGCAGGTCTGGGTTATCATGATAAAATATATACACCAAAATATGATAAGCAACAAGATATTTATAATGATCTTTTAAAGGAAGTAGATGAAGCTACCAATGCATTAACAGCTTCTAGTGAAAATTTAGTCGGAGATGTAATATATAGAGGTGATATTAATAAATGGAAGAAGTTTGGAAATTCATTTATATTACGTCTAGCAATGCGTCTAATTAAGGTCGATGAAAACAAAGCAAAAGAATATGCGAATAAAGTTATTAATAAGACCATGACGTCTAATGATGACAATGCTTATCTAAAACATGAAACTTCTGGTGCACGCGTCACTCAAAATAGAAATAGCCAAGTGTTATTAGGTGATGGAGGGCAAGAGCATTTTTATACTAAATGGTCCAAGACCTTTATCGATTTCTTGAAAAAATCAAATGATCCAAGACTGGCTAAAATAGCTGTTACTAAATTATATTTATCTGACGGGAATAAAGATCAAAATGCAAGTTTTATTACTGATCCAGCAAAACAGAAAGGAATGCCTAATGGTAAAGATTTAGGTGCTAAACCAGAATACAATATTGCAAGTGACCTGAATTTTACAAAAATGGATGAATACTCTTCGGCTCACCCTGAAATGATCAAAAGAGAGGCACCTACATTTATTCTAACATATGCTGAAACAGAACTTCTATGGGCCGAGGCAGCTCAGAGATGGAGTATTGGCGGTAGTGCATCACAGCATTATAAAAATGGAGTTAAAGCGGGACTTACATATTTAAATCAGTATAGTTCTACATTAGGGATTTCTGAAGCAGAGGCAGAAGAGTATGTTATTAAAAACCCTTTGAATACAAGTGATGCACTTAATCAAATTAATTCCCAATATTGGGCACATACTATCACAATGCTCGATTTTTATGAAACTTGGAGTAATTGGAGAAGAACAGGATATCCTATTTTAATTTCGATCGGTAATTATCCGGGAAATGCAACAGGAGGAACTATCCCGAGAAGATTTCCTTATCCGGTAATGGAAGCTGCTGAGAATCCAGAAAATTATAAAGCAGCTTCAAATGCAGTAACTGGTGGAGATAAATTAACCGGACGTGTTTGGTGGGATAAGTAA